The following proteins come from a genomic window of Aspergillus luchuensis IFO 4308 DNA, chromosome 3, nearly complete sequence:
- a CDS encoding alpha/beta hydrolase (COG:S;~EggNog:ENOG410Q2PM;~InterPro:IPR000073,IPR029058;~PFAM:PF12697), whose amino-acid sequence MPTTTSNPLPTLIFIPGAWHLPTCYTKLITHLQTHHPTLNCTTITLPSTTGDPSATFKDDLSAARAAITTETLHHGRNVVLIAHSYGGMVANSAIKDFTVPQTPTSGTIIGLILIASGFTLTGFSFMDPFLGHPPPSWRANHTTGFAELVTSPRELFYHDLPEEEARYWVSQLRPQSLKALFEGGEFSYAGWKDVPCWYIGTEGDRGLPVLMQRWGVGIARGMCSPGWRLVYREVVGASHSVFLSRVEVVGGLVWEAVGGFLGRKDLGFEGVDDYWKSQGVIVPEADVWRVSTWFKYGVPAALGRGVGWGIGLVGWIRGWWLVD is encoded by the coding sequence ATGCCTACTACAacctccaaccccctcccaacCCTAATCTTCATCCCCGGCGCCTGGCACCTCCCAACCTGCTACACCAAACTCATCACTcacctccaaacccaccacccaaccctcAACTGCACGACCATCACTCTCCCCTCCACAACCGGCGACCCCAGCGCCACATTCAAAGATGACCTCTCTGCCGCCCGcgccgccatcaccaccgaaACCCTCCACCACGGACGCAACGTCGTCCTGATCGCGCACTCCTACGGCGGTATGGTCGCCAACAGCGCCATAAAGGACTTCACAGTCCCCCAAACACCCACATCCGGTACCATCATCGGCCTAATCCTCATCGCCTCCGGCTTCACCCTAaccggcttctccttcatgGACCCCTTCCTCGGCCACCCCCCACCCTCCTGGCGCGCAAACCACACCACCGGCTTCGCAGAACTAGTCACTTCCCCCCGCGAACTCTTCTATCATGACCTccccgaggaagaagcccgcTACTGGGTCTCGCAGCTCAGACCGCAGAGTCTGAAAGCGCTGTTCGAGGGCGGTGAGTTCTCGTATGCGGGGTGGAAGGACGTTCCGTGTTGGTATATCGGGACGGAGGGGGATAGAGGGTTGCCGGTGCTGATGCAGCGGTGGGGTGTTGGGATCGCGAGGGGGATGTGTTCTCCGGGATGGAGGCTGGTGTAtagggaggtggtgggggcTAGTCATTCGGTTTTTCTGAGCAGGGTGGAGGTcgtgggtgggttggtttgGGAGGCTGTAGGGGGGtttttggggaggaaggatctTGGGTTCGAAGGGGTGGATGATTATTGGAAGAGTCAAGGTGTGATTGTGCCTGAGGCGGATGTTTGGAGGGTGTCGACGTGGTTCAAGTATGGTGTGCCTGCGgcgttggggaggggggtcgGGTGGGGGAttgggttggttgggtggattagggggtggtggttagtAGATTAG